A stretch of the Bradyrhizobium arachidis genome encodes the following:
- a CDS encoding cytochrome b/b6 domain-containing protein, whose protein sequence is MSTLAAAETSASAAPAKIIQPAWVRTMHWINAVAMILMIMSGWQIYNASPLFDFTFSRDITLGGWLGGALLWHFAAMWLLMINGLAYLVTGFATGRFRKKLLPITPAGVIGDVKAALTFKLSHDDLTVYNYVQRTLYAGIIVVGVLVVLSGLSIWKPVQLHWLVTLFGDYPTARYVHFFCMVAICAFLVIHVALALLVPKSLRAMIIGR, encoded by the coding sequence ATGTCCACCCTAGCAGCAGCCGAGACATCTGCGAGCGCCGCGCCGGCCAAAATCATCCAGCCGGCCTGGGTCCGGACCATGCACTGGATCAACGCCGTTGCCATGATCCTGATGATCATGTCGGGCTGGCAGATCTACAACGCCTCGCCGCTGTTCGACTTCACCTTCTCGCGCGACATCACGCTCGGCGGCTGGCTCGGCGGTGCGCTGCTCTGGCATTTTGCGGCGATGTGGCTTTTGATGATCAACGGCCTTGCCTATCTCGTCACGGGTTTTGCCACCGGCCGCTTCCGCAAAAAGCTCCTGCCGATCACGCCGGCGGGTGTGATCGGTGACGTCAAGGCCGCGCTCACCTTCAAGCTCAGCCATGACGATCTCACCGTCTACAATTACGTGCAGCGAACGCTCTATGCCGGGATCATCGTGGTCGGCGTGCTCGTGGTGCTGTCGGGCCTGTCGATCTGGAAGCCCGTGCAGCTCCATTGGCTGGTGACGCTGTTCGGCGACTACCCGACCGCGCGCTACGTGCACTTCTTCTGCATGGTCGCGATCTGCGCCTTCCTCGTCATCCACGTCGCGCTTGCGCTGCTCGTTCCGAAGAGCCTGCGCGCGATGATCATCGGTCGCTGA
- a CDS encoding molybdopterin-binding protein — protein sequence MAKRPFLIPGVDKRLLVKDSLKVMPDLTRRRFLTAGASFGALTMLTGCDVIDSSSAEEMLKTVSKFNDAVQAFIFNPDALAPTFPESAITKPFPFNAYYSLDEAPEVDGKAWKLEVRGLVDNKKSWTLDELNQLPQVTQITRHICVEGWSAIGSWTGTPLRDFLKLIGADMRAKYVWFQCADKDGYNSPLDMRSALHPQTQMTFKFAGETLPVAYGFPMKIRVPTKLGFKNPKYVVSMEVTNDYKGGYWEDQGYNSFSGS from the coding sequence ATGGCCAAGCGTCCGTTCCTGATCCCCGGCGTCGACAAGCGTCTCCTCGTCAAGGACTCGCTGAAAGTGATGCCTGATCTGACCCGTCGCCGCTTCCTAACGGCCGGCGCAAGTTTTGGCGCGCTGACGATGCTGACCGGCTGCGACGTGATCGACTCATCGTCCGCCGAGGAGATGCTGAAGACGGTGTCGAAATTCAACGATGCCGTTCAGGCCTTCATCTTCAATCCGGATGCGCTGGCCCCGACTTTTCCAGAGAGCGCCATCACAAAACCGTTCCCGTTCAACGCCTATTACAGCCTCGACGAGGCGCCCGAGGTCGACGGCAAGGCCTGGAAGCTCGAAGTGCGCGGGCTCGTCGACAACAAGAAGTCGTGGACGCTGGACGAGCTCAATCAGTTGCCGCAGGTCACGCAAATCACGCGGCACATCTGTGTCGAGGGCTGGAGCGCGATCGGAAGCTGGACCGGCACGCCACTCCGCGATTTCCTCAAATTGATCGGCGCCGACATGCGCGCAAAATATGTCTGGTTCCAGTGCGCCGACAAGGACGGCTACAACTCACCACTGGACATGCGCAGCGCGCTGCATCCGCAGACGCAGATGACGTTCAAATTCGCCGGCGAAACCTTGCCGGTCGCCTACGGTTTTCCGATGAAGATCCGCGTGCCCACGAAGCTCGGCTTCAAGAATCCAAAGTACGTGGTCTCGATGGAAGTCACCAACGACTACAAGGGCGGCTACTGGGAAGACCAGGGGTACAATTCGTTCAGCGGGAGCTAG
- a CDS encoding YbfB/YjiJ family MFS transporter has translation MHAQDSFAQDRRPSHHAHPARLILTLSLGATVGLGIGRFAYALVLPDMRDSLHWSYSAAGFMNTINAVGYLAGALMASRLIKRVGWAAAIRGGTLACLASLALCALTGNFWALSLARLVAGLGAAAGFVAGGALTAVIAQSRPERANFLLSLFYAGPGIGILASGLIAPFTLQWFGPGSWWIVWWALTLLSAAMTIPLFLIRIESTTNFAEGSGASFSILPVLIYLAAYFMFGAGYIAYMTFMIAYVRDAGGGAAAQAAFWGLIGVSAFVTPWFWRRVLALDRGGLATAIILGTNALGAALPILGTSTAWLATSAIVFGVAFFAVVGSTTAFVRFNYPAAAWPTAIAAMTISFGVGQTLGPIVVGAITDALGSLSYALNVSAALLALGAVAALCQRKVGPKHSVP, from the coding sequence TTGCACGCCCAAGACAGCTTTGCTCAAGACCGCCGCCCCTCGCACCACGCGCATCCCGCGCGGCTGATCCTGACGCTGTCGCTCGGCGCCACCGTCGGGCTCGGCATCGGCCGCTTTGCCTATGCGCTGGTGCTGCCGGACATGCGGGATTCCCTGCACTGGTCCTATTCGGCCGCCGGTTTCATGAACACCATCAACGCCGTCGGCTATCTGGCGGGCGCGCTGATGGCCTCCCGGCTGATCAAGCGGGTCGGCTGGGCGGCGGCGATCCGCGGCGGAACCCTGGCCTGCCTCGCCTCGCTCGCGCTGTGCGCGCTGACGGGCAATTTTTGGGCCCTGAGCCTGGCCCGGCTGGTCGCCGGGCTCGGCGCAGCGGCCGGGTTCGTGGCCGGCGGCGCGCTCACCGCCGTGATCGCCCAGTCGCGGCCGGAGCGGGCCAATTTCCTGCTCAGCCTGTTCTATGCCGGCCCCGGGATCGGCATCCTCGCCTCCGGGCTCATTGCACCCTTCACGTTGCAGTGGTTCGGTCCGGGCTCGTGGTGGATCGTGTGGTGGGCGCTGACGCTGCTCTCAGCCGCCATGACGATCCCACTGTTTCTGATCCGCATCGAGAGCACGACAAACTTTGCGGAAGGTAGCGGCGCCTCGTTCTCCATACTGCCGGTGCTGATCTATCTCGCCGCCTACTTCATGTTCGGCGCGGGCTACATCGCCTACATGACCTTCATGATCGCCTATGTGCGCGACGCCGGCGGCGGCGCTGCGGCACAGGCGGCGTTCTGGGGCCTGATCGGGGTCAGCGCCTTCGTCACGCCGTGGTTCTGGCGGCGCGTGCTGGCGCTGGACCGCGGCGGGCTCGCGACCGCGATCATCCTCGGCACCAACGCGCTCGGTGCGGCGCTCCCGATTCTCGGGACGTCGACCGCATGGCTTGCGACCTCCGCCATCGTGTTCGGCGTCGCCTTCTTTGCCGTGGTCGGCTCGACCACCGCCTTCGTGCGCTTCAACTATCCAGCCGCGGCCTGGCCGACCGCGATCGCAGCGATGACGATCTCGTTCGGCGTCGGGCAGACGCTCGGGCCGATCGTGGTGGGTGCGATCACCGATGCGCTGGGGAGCCTGTCATATGCGCTGAACGTGTCGGCTGCGCTGCTGGCGCTCGGGGCGGTCGCGGCGCTGTGTCAGCGGAAGGTGGGTCCGAAGCATTCGGTGCCGTAG
- the leuB gene encoding 3-isopropylmalate dehydrogenase → MATHKLLLLPGDGIGPEVMGEVKRLIDWLNASGIAKFETDTGLVGGAAFDAHKVSISEGDMAKAKDADAVIFGAVGGPKWDAVPYEVRPEAGLLRLRKDLALFANLRPAVCYPALADASSLKREAIEGLDIVIVRELTGGVYFGEPKTITDLGNGQKRAIDTQVYDTYEIERIGRVAFELAKKRKNKVTSMEKRNVMKSGVLWNEVMTQVHKREYPDVTLEHQLADSGGMMLVKWPKQFDVIVTDNLFGDMLSDIAAMLTGSLGMLPSASLGEVDVKSKKRKALYEPVHGSAPDIAGQGLANPIAMISSFGMALRYSFDMGALADKLDQAIAAVLASGLRTADIKSEGTKAASTTQMGEAILKELQKLHA, encoded by the coding sequence ATGGCGACCCACAAACTGCTGCTGCTTCCCGGTGACGGCATCGGCCCCGAGGTGATGGGGGAGGTGAAGCGGCTGATCGACTGGCTGAATGCATCAGGCATTGCCAAATTCGAAACCGACACCGGCCTCGTCGGTGGCGCCGCCTTTGACGCGCACAAGGTGTCGATCTCGGAAGGCGACATGGCCAAGGCCAAGGACGCCGACGCCGTCATCTTCGGCGCGGTCGGCGGCCCCAAGTGGGATGCGGTTCCTTACGAGGTGCGCCCCGAAGCCGGTCTGCTGCGGCTGCGCAAGGATCTCGCACTGTTCGCCAATTTGCGTCCCGCCGTGTGCTATCCGGCGCTGGCGGACGCCTCGAGCCTGAAGCGCGAGGCGATCGAGGGTCTCGACATCGTCATCGTGCGCGAGCTCACCGGCGGCGTCTATTTCGGCGAGCCCAAGACCATCACCGATCTCGGCAATGGCCAGAAGCGCGCCATCGATACCCAGGTCTACGACACCTATGAGATCGAGCGCATCGGCCGCGTCGCCTTCGAGCTTGCCAAGAAGCGCAAGAACAAGGTGACGTCGATGGAGAAGCGCAACGTCATGAAGTCGGGCGTGCTCTGGAACGAGGTCATGACCCAGGTCCACAAGCGCGAGTATCCCGACGTCACGCTCGAGCACCAGCTCGCCGATTCCGGCGGCATGATGCTGGTGAAATGGCCAAAACAGTTCGACGTCATCGTCACCGACAATCTGTTCGGCGACATGCTCTCGGATATCGCCGCGATGCTCACGGGCTCGCTCGGCATGCTGCCCTCGGCGTCGCTCGGCGAGGTCGACGTCAAGAGCAAGAAGCGCAAGGCTCTGTACGAGCCCGTGCACGGCTCGGCGCCCGATATCGCGGGCCAGGGCCTCGCCAATCCGATCGCGATGATCTCGTCCTTCGGCATGGCGCTGCGCTACTCCTTCGACATGGGTGCGCTCGCCGACAAGCTCGATCAGGCGATCGCCGCCGTGCTCGCGAGCGGCCTGCGCACCGCCGACATCAAGTCGGAAGGCACCAAGGCTGCCTCGACCACGCAGATGGGCGAAGCGATCCTGAAGGAATTGCAGAAGCTGCACGCGTAA
- a CDS encoding aspartate-semialdehyde dehydrogenase, producing MGYKVAVVGATGNVGREMLNILDERKFPADEVVALASRRSVGVEVSYGDRTLKVKALEHYDFSDVDICLMSAGGSVSKDWSPKIGAAGAVVIDNSSAWRMDPDVPLIVPEVNADATKGFAKKNIIANPNCSTAQLVVALKPLHDKATIKRVVVSTYQSVSGAGKDAMDELFSQTKAVYTNDELVAKKFPKRIAFNVIPHIDVFMEDGFTKEEWKMMAETKKILDPKIKLTATCVRVPVFVGHSEAVNIEFENPITADEAREILRKAPGCLVIDKQEPGGYATPYEAAGEDATYISRIREDATVENGLALWCVSDNLRKGAALNAIQIAEVLINRKLITAKKKAA from the coding sequence ATGGGTTACAAAGTCGCAGTCGTCGGCGCGACCGGCAATGTCGGACGGGAAATGCTCAACATTTTGGATGAGCGCAAATTCCCCGCCGACGAGGTCGTGGCTCTGGCCTCGCGCCGCAGCGTCGGCGTCGAGGTCTCCTATGGCGACCGAACCCTCAAGGTCAAAGCGCTCGAGCACTACGACTTCTCCGACGTCGACATCTGCCTGATGTCGGCGGGCGGCTCGGTGTCGAAGGACTGGTCGCCGAAGATCGGCGCCGCCGGCGCGGTCGTGATCGACAATTCCTCGGCCTGGCGCATGGATCCGGACGTGCCGCTGATCGTGCCCGAGGTGAACGCGGATGCGACCAAGGGCTTTGCCAAGAAGAACATCATCGCCAACCCGAACTGCTCGACCGCGCAGCTCGTCGTCGCGCTGAAGCCGCTGCACGACAAGGCCACCATCAAGCGCGTCGTGGTCTCGACCTATCAATCGGTCTCGGGCGCCGGCAAGGACGCGATGGACGAGTTGTTCTCGCAGACCAAGGCCGTCTATACCAATGACGAGCTGGTCGCGAAGAAATTCCCCAAGCGCATCGCCTTCAACGTCATCCCCCACATCGACGTCTTCATGGAAGACGGCTTCACCAAGGAAGAGTGGAAGATGATGGCGGAGACCAAGAAGATTCTCGATCCCAAGATCAAGCTTACCGCCACCTGCGTGCGCGTGCCTGTGTTCGTCGGCCACTCCGAAGCCGTCAACATCGAGTTCGAGAATCCGATCACGGCGGACGAGGCGCGCGAGATCTTGCGCAAGGCGCCCGGCTGTCTCGTCATCGACAAGCAGGAGCCCGGCGGCTACGCCACGCCCTATGAAGCGGCCGGCGAGGACGCCACCTACATCAGCCGCATCCGCGAAGACGCGACGGTGGAGAACGGTCTCGCGCTGTGGTGCGTGTCGGACAATCTTCGCAAGGGTGCCGCGCTGAACGCGATCCAGATCGCGGAAGTGCTGATCAACCGCAAGCTGATCACCGCGAAGAAGAAGGCGGCGTAA
- a CDS encoding carbonic anhydrase, translating to MMTFPQHLLDGYKAFSTQRLPTEQTRYRELSVKGQSPEVMVIGCCDSRVSPEVIFDVGPGELFVVRNIANLVPVYQPDGNAHGVSAALEYAVTVLKVKHIVVLGHAQCGGIRAFVDKIEPLTPGDFIGKWMQMFIKPGEVVEQRERETMAQFVERIEKAAVFRSLENLLTFPFVRKSVEAGQMQTHGAYFGVAEGSLFVLDQVAKEFRSIRAAA from the coding sequence ATGATGACGTTCCCCCAGCACTTGCTTGACGGCTACAAGGCCTTTTCGACGCAGCGGCTGCCGACCGAGCAGACGCGCTACCGCGAATTGTCGGTAAAGGGGCAGTCGCCCGAGGTGATGGTGATCGGCTGCTGCGATTCCCGCGTCTCGCCCGAGGTGATTTTTGACGTCGGCCCCGGTGAGCTGTTCGTCGTCCGCAACATCGCCAATCTGGTGCCGGTGTATCAGCCCGACGGCAACGCGCATGGCGTCTCGGCCGCGCTGGAATATGCGGTCACGGTGCTGAAGGTGAAGCACATCGTGGTGCTCGGCCACGCGCAATGCGGCGGCATCCGCGCCTTCGTCGACAAGATCGAGCCGCTCACCCCCGGCGATTTCATCGGCAAATGGATGCAGATGTTCATCAAGCCCGGCGAGGTGGTCGAACAGCGCGAGCGCGAGACCATGGCGCAATTCGTCGAGCGCATCGAGAAGGCCGCCGTGTTCCGCAGCCTCGAAAACCTGCTGACCTTCCCGTTCGTGCGCAAATCAGTCGAAGCCGGCCAGATGCAAACGCACGGCGCCTACTTTGGCGTCGCCGAGGGATCGCTGTTCGTGCTGGATCAGGTGGCGAAGGAATTTCGCAGCATCAGAGCCGCGGCGTAG
- a CDS encoding CoA ester lyase, with protein sequence MTRPRRSHLFMPGSNPRALEKARNLAADGLILDLEDSVAPDAKAVARDQIADAIAAKSFGKREILIRTNGLDTPWWGDDLAMAAKASPDGILVPKVSSAEDLDTIGSRLAELGAAPDVKVWAMIETARAVLHAEELSAASRDPKTRLAGFVFGPNDISRETRIKMLPGRAAMIPMITHCILATRAHGLEILDGPYSDINNSEGFATECAQGRDLGFDGKTLIHPSQIDACNAIFTPPEDEVARARKIIAAFELPENASRGAIRLDGQMVERLHAEMARRTIAIADAIAAMGKS encoded by the coding sequence ATGACCCGCCCGCGCCGTAGTCATTTGTTCATGCCCGGCTCGAACCCGCGCGCGCTGGAAAAGGCGCGCAACCTGGCGGCCGACGGCCTGATCCTGGATCTGGAGGACTCCGTCGCCCCCGATGCCAAGGCGGTGGCGCGGGACCAGATCGCGGATGCGATCGCGGCGAAGAGTTTTGGCAAGCGCGAGATATTGATCCGGACCAACGGCCTCGACACGCCCTGGTGGGGCGACGACCTCGCGATGGCCGCCAAGGCCTCGCCCGACGGCATCCTCGTTCCAAAAGTCTCGAGCGCCGAGGATCTCGACACGATCGGCAGCCGGCTTGCCGAGCTTGGCGCTGCGCCTGATGTCAAGGTCTGGGCCATGATCGAAACCGCACGCGCCGTGCTGCATGCGGAAGAGCTCTCGGCGGCCTCGCGCGATCCCAAAACGCGGCTCGCAGGTTTCGTGTTCGGTCCGAACGACATCTCGCGCGAGACGCGGATCAAGATGCTGCCGGGACGCGCGGCGATGATCCCGATGATCACGCATTGCATCCTGGCGACGCGCGCCCACGGCCTCGAAATCCTCGACGGGCCCTACAGCGACATCAACAACAGCGAAGGCTTTGCCACCGAATGCGCGCAGGGCCGCGATCTCGGCTTTGACGGCAAGACGCTGATCCATCCCTCCCAGATCGACGCCTGCAACGCGATCTTCACGCCGCCCGAGGACGAAGTTGCGCGTGCGCGAAAAATCATCGCGGCGTTCGAATTGCCGGAGAATGCCTCGCGCGGTGCGATCAGGCTCGACGGGCAGATGGTGGAGCGCCTGCATGCCGAGATGGCGCGGCGCACGATCGCGATCGCCGATGCGATCGCAGCAATGGGCAAGTCGTAA
- a CDS encoding helix-turn-helix transcriptional regulator, with translation MSTETRPYPVVQDLIDAFAGWLKHRRELREMREMDRFNFDRIASDLRVSPSELEQLVRHGPHAADELPKMLEQLGIDEERLSRTQPLLLRDLERVCAHCPDKVRCHRDLADHTAAEHYREFCLNASTLETLDHTAATTH, from the coding sequence ATGAGCACCGAGACCAGACCTTATCCCGTGGTTCAGGACCTGATCGACGCCTTCGCCGGCTGGCTCAAGCATCGCCGCGAGCTGAGGGAAATGCGCGAGATGGACCGCTTCAACTTCGACCGCATCGCGAGCGATTTGCGGGTTTCACCGAGCGAGCTGGAGCAACTGGTTCGCCATGGGCCGCATGCCGCCGACGAACTGCCAAAGATGCTCGAGCAGCTCGGCATCGACGAGGAGCGTCTGAGCCGCACCCAGCCACTACTGCTGCGCGACCTCGAGCGTGTCTGCGCGCACTGTCCCGACAAGGTAAGGTGTCATCGCGATCTCGCTGACCACACGGCCGCCGAGCACTATCGGGAATTCTGCCTCAACGCGTCCACGCTCGAGACGCTGGATCACACGGCTGCGACAACCCATTGA
- the leuD gene encoding 3-isopropylmalate dehydratase small subunit, giving the protein MEKFTTLEGVAAPLKIINVDTDMIIPKQYLKTIKRTGLGKGLFSEQRYKDDGSENPDFVLNQPAYRSAKVLVAGDNFGCGSSREHAPWALLDFGIRCVISTSFGDIFYNNCFKNGILPIRVSQEDLDKLFDDAERGANATLTIDLPNQEIRGPDGGKVKFEIDPFRKHCLINGLDDIGLTMEKKASIDTYEEKLKRERAWA; this is encoded by the coding sequence ATGGAAAAGTTCACTACGCTGGAAGGCGTCGCGGCGCCGCTGAAGATCATCAATGTCGACACCGACATGATCATTCCGAAGCAGTACCTCAAGACCATCAAGCGCACCGGACTTGGCAAGGGGCTTTTCTCCGAGCAACGCTACAAGGACGACGGCAGCGAGAACCCGGACTTCGTGCTCAACCAGCCGGCCTATCGTAGCGCCAAGGTGCTGGTCGCCGGCGACAATTTCGGCTGCGGCTCGAGCCGCGAGCACGCGCCCTGGGCGCTGCTCGACTTCGGCATCCGCTGCGTGATCTCGACCTCGTTCGGCGACATCTTCTACAACAACTGCTTCAAGAACGGCATTTTGCCGATCCGCGTCTCCCAGGAAGACCTCGACAAGCTATTCGACGACGCCGAGCGCGGCGCCAATGCGACGCTGACGATCGACCTGCCGAACCAGGAGATCCGCGGTCCCGACGGCGGCAAGGTCAAGTTCGAGATCGATCCGTTCCGCAAGCATTGCCTGATCAACGGCCTCGACGACATCGGCCTCACGATGGAGAAGAAGGCCTCGATCGACACCTATGAAGAGAAGCTCAAGCGCGAGCGCGCCTGGGCCTGA
- a CDS encoding metallopeptidase family protein, producing MWTDLKAPSLAEMEVMAHEIFERLPARFRKLCEGVIIRVDDFPTEEVLDEMQCESEFDLLGLFQGVGLPHQSSGDIPRLPNMVWLYRRPILDYWAEHEETIGHIVRHVLIHEIGHHFGLSDDDMEAIEAQAE from the coding sequence ATGTGGACGGACCTGAAAGCGCCCTCGCTGGCCGAGATGGAGGTGATGGCGCACGAGATTTTCGAGCGCCTGCCGGCGCGGTTTCGCAAGCTATGCGAAGGCGTGATCATCCGGGTCGACGACTTCCCGACCGAGGAGGTGCTCGACGAGATGCAATGCGAGAGCGAGTTCGATCTGCTTGGCCTGTTCCAGGGGGTCGGGCTGCCGCACCAGAGCTCTGGCGACATCCCCCGCCTGCCCAACATGGTTTGGCTCTACCGCCGGCCGATCCTCGACTACTGGGCCGAGCATGAGGAAACGATCGGCCATATCGTCCGCCACGTCCTGATCCACGAGATCGGCCACCATTTCGGCCTGTCGGACGACGATATGGAGGCGATCGAGGCCCAGGCAGAGTAG